In Nymphaea colorata isolate Beijing-Zhang1983 chromosome 5, ASM883128v2, whole genome shotgun sequence, one genomic interval encodes:
- the LOC116255291 gene encoding LOW QUALITY PROTEIN: uncharacterized protein LOC116255291 (The sequence of the model RefSeq protein was modified relative to this genomic sequence to represent the inferred CDS: deleted 1 base in 1 codon), protein MKVEEVTRCQIQEWYPKFKSVSIKTIIHQLPESFVSYLLQDSGPFLLPTSVLGEDALPNRIRPQFPCLQAEDYHPWDEEEEDDDNGDGQLKENQESTPPSFPELELKVKESIKALGGSVIPKLNWSAPKDAAWISTSGTLKCTSFSEVVLLLKSSDSVVHDLCHAFDSCEDKLDDKPAKFYVALRKWYAGMRPEMEFRCFVRDNSLVGISQRDVTVFYPALLEEKKKIGAIISRFFEDNLARKFGSASYVFDVYVTKDGRVKVLDFNPWGAFTLPLLFSWDELGGNSGRQKIISDNTFEFRIIESKCGVRPGLKTAVPYDYIDTSAGSGWDEFLRRADDETTKQ, encoded by the exons ATGAAGGTGGAAGAGGTGACACGGTGCCAAATACAAGAGTGGTACCCAAAGTTCAAGTCGGTCTCCATCAAGACCATCATCCACCAACTTCCTGAATCTTTTGTTAGCTATCTCTTACAGGATTCAGGGCCCTTCCTCCTTCCTACCTCTGTGCTTGGGGAGGATGCCCTTCCCAATAGAATCAGACCTCAATTTCCTTGTCTCCAAGCTGAAGACTACCACCCAtgggacgaagaagaagaagatgatgataatggtgatggtcaattaaaagaaaatcaagaatctaCTCCTCCGTCTTTCCCAGAGCTCGAGTTGAAGGTGAAAGAGTCAATTAAAGCACTTGGTGGATCTGTGATTCCTAAGCTCAACTGGAGTGCTCCAAAGGATGCTGCCTGGATTAGCACAAGTGGTACTCTCAAATGCACCTCCTTTAGTGAGGTGGTTCTTCTGCTGAAGTCTTCAGATAGTGTTGTTCATGATCTTTGTCATGCCTTTGATTCTTGTGAGGACAAATTGGATGATAAGCCTGCAAAGTTCTACGTTGCCTTGCGGAAATGGTATGCCGGTATGAGGCCAGAAATGGAGTTTAGGTGCTTCGTTCGT GACAACTCACTTGTGGGGATCTCGCAGCGAGATGTGACAGTGTTCTACCCAGCACTCCttgaggagaaaaagaagattggGGCCATAATATCTAGGTTTTTTGAAGATAATTTAGCCAGAAAATTTGGGTCTGCAAGCTATGTCTTTGATGTTTATGTGACAAAGGATGGGCGTGTGAAAGTATTGGATTTTAATCCATGGGGAGCTTTCACGTTGCCACTTTTGTTCTCTTGGGATGAATTGGGAGGAAATTCTGGGCGGCAGAAAATTATTTCTGATAACACGTTTGAATTCAGGATTATTGAGAGCAAGTGTGGAGTTCGACCTGGGTTGAAGACTGCAGTTCCTTATGACTACATTGACACAAGTGCTGGAAGTGGTTGGGACGAGTTTCTGAGAAGAGCTGATGATGAAACGACGAAGCAATGA